In Nothobranchius furzeri strain GRZ-AD chromosome 19, NfurGRZ-RIMD1, whole genome shotgun sequence, the following are encoded in one genomic region:
- the LOC107394617 gene encoding transcription termination factor 1, mitochondrial, which produces MAAIPKMRVLVNLSQSLLLQQSLRLVPLQLTSTSLLGRFCSTSNEPKQSSNPVNTSLLDNLNLLGVDLKRARQRQPGVFRKAFTNEKGVAQFLQEKGASSKVIASIVSRYPRVITRSITHLEQRWQLWRNIFNTDEEIVSILNRSPESFFRTSDNENLEKNIAYLISLGLSSKDLHRLLTTAPRTFSNSVELNKQMVELLEEICLELGGNNPVQFAKNILSKNVYMLIRSTKRVRTNIDYLKASLRLNDSDLLTFLQGHGAGILDLSNEYMKNNFNNIEENLSSLGCKKDDIIQLIINHPVILYIGSQTLNSKIECLLKGGITIKQILEKPRVLDYSEHNYTERLNKLREVGYDFKKYGISILASSRKRFYAKMEKLSAGD; this is translated from the coding sequence ATGGCAGCCATTCCGAAGATGAGGGTCCTTGTCAATCTCAGCCAATCACTGCTGTTGCAGCAAAGCTTGAGGCTAGTTCCTCTGCAGCTGACGTCGACCAGCCTCTTGGGGAGGTTTTGCAGCACTTCTAACGAACCAAAGCAGTCCTCAAACCCAGTGAATACCTCTCTGCTTGATAACTTAAATCTACTGGGAGTGGATTTAAAGAGGGCCCGCCAGCGTCAGCCCGGAGTGTTTCGTAAAGCCTTCACCAACGAGAAAGGTGTTGCCCAGTTCCTGCAGGAGAAAGGGGCGAGCTCTAAAGTGATCGCCAGCATTGTGTCCCGTTATCCTCGCGTTATCACTCGTTCGATCACCCACTTGGAGCAACGCTGGCAGCTGTGGCGAAACATCTTCAACACTGATGAAGAAATTGTGAGCATCCTGAACCGCTCGCCCGAGTCTTTCTTTCGCACTAGTGACAACGAGAACTTGGAGAAGAATATAGCTTATTTGATTTCTCTGGGATTAAGCTCCAAGGACCTTCATCGGCTGCTGACCACGGCACCACGGACGTTCTCCAACAGTGTTGAGCTTAACAAGCAAATGGTGGAGTTATTAGAAGAGATCTGTTTAGAACTCGGTGGAAACAATCCAGTGCAGTTTGCTAAAAACATATTATCTAAAAACGTGTATATGCTAATCAGGAGTACCAAAAGAGTCAGAACCAACATAGACTACCTGAAAGCCTCTCTGAGGCTGAATGATTCTGACCTGCTGACTTTCCTTCAAGGTCATGGAGCAGGCATTCTGGACCTCTCCAATGAGTATATGAAGAATAATTTCAACAATATTGAAGAAAATCTGTCTTCACTTGGCTGTAAGAAAGATGACATAATACAACTGATAATCAACCACCCAGTGATACTTTACATCGGATCACAAACATTGAACTCCAAAATCGAATGCCTCCTTAAAGGAGGCATAACAATAAAACAGATTCTGGAGAAGCCTAGAGTCTTAGATTACAGCGAGCATAACTATACAGAGCGGCTGAACAAGCTTAGGGAAGTGGGATATGACTTCAAGAAATATGGTATCAGCATCTTGGCCTCTAGTCGAAAGCGATTCTACGCAAAGATGGAAAAACTTTCAGCAGGAGACTGA